A single region of the Caballeronia insecticola genome encodes:
- a CDS encoding FAD-binding oxidoreductase — protein sequence MAANEAVMALREALGAQVVALPDEFGERRVADWSGMPGATPVAIIRPRTTDEAAQALAICSQYKQPVVTQGGLTGLVGGANLLGGEVALSLDRMNRIIEIDEVSATMTVEAGTPLQTVQEAASAAGFYFPLDLGARGSCSIGGNLATNAGGNRVIKYGMMRDQVLGVEAVLASGEIVGGLNKMIKNNSGYDLRHLLIGSEGTLAVITRVVLRLRPKPTATATAWCGLPDFAAVTTLLTRAQASLAPGVSAFEVMWAGYHDTVIANLKNLRAPLAEPHPFYVLLESVGTDPARHGEAFEEFLGGMLEAGVVSDAAIASSEAHARDFWAIRDAPGEYERFIPNYAAYDVSFSIAQVGDAAQQCEARLRARWPNAIVMTYGHLGDGNIHIVVDIPERGKQDHDDVDRVIYDVTREFEGSISAEHGIGTKKRDYLHLVRRAADIASMRAIKAALDPHGLLNPGKVF from the coding sequence ATGGCGGCAAATGAAGCGGTAATGGCATTGCGTGAAGCGCTCGGCGCGCAGGTCGTGGCGCTGCCCGACGAATTCGGCGAGCGGCGTGTCGCGGACTGGAGCGGCATGCCGGGCGCGACGCCCGTCGCGATCATTCGTCCGCGCACGACCGACGAGGCCGCGCAGGCGCTCGCGATCTGCTCGCAATACAAGCAGCCGGTGGTTACGCAAGGCGGCCTGACCGGGCTCGTCGGCGGCGCGAATCTGCTCGGCGGCGAAGTGGCGCTGAGTCTGGATCGGATGAACCGCATCATCGAAATCGATGAAGTGTCGGCCACCATGACGGTCGAAGCCGGCACGCCGCTGCAAACCGTTCAGGAGGCGGCGAGCGCGGCCGGCTTCTATTTTCCGCTCGATCTCGGCGCGCGCGGGAGCTGTTCCATCGGCGGGAATCTCGCGACGAACGCGGGCGGCAATCGCGTCATCAAGTACGGCATGATGCGCGATCAGGTGCTCGGCGTCGAAGCGGTGCTGGCGAGCGGCGAGATCGTCGGCGGGCTGAACAAGATGATCAAGAACAACAGCGGCTACGACTTGCGGCATTTGCTGATCGGTAGCGAAGGCACGCTCGCGGTCATCACGCGCGTCGTGCTTCGGTTGCGCCCGAAGCCCACGGCGACCGCCACCGCATGGTGCGGCCTGCCGGATTTCGCCGCCGTCACGACCTTGCTCACGCGCGCGCAGGCGAGTCTCGCGCCGGGCGTCTCCGCGTTCGAAGTGATGTGGGCGGGCTATCACGATACGGTCATCGCCAATCTGAAGAATCTGCGCGCGCCGCTGGCCGAGCCGCATCCGTTTTACGTGCTGCTGGAAAGCGTCGGCACGGACCCCGCGCGGCACGGCGAAGCGTTCGAGGAATTTCTCGGCGGCATGCTGGAGGCGGGCGTCGTGAGCGATGCGGCGATCGCGTCGTCAGAAGCGCACGCGCGCGATTTCTGGGCGATCCGCGATGCGCCCGGCGAGTACGAGCGCTTCATCCCGAATTACGCCGCCTACGACGTGAGCTTTTCCATCGCGCAAGTGGGCGACGCGGCGCAGCAATGCGAAGCGCGTCTGCGCGCGCGCTGGCCGAACGCGATCGTAATGACCTACGGCCACCTGGGCGACGGCAATATTCACATCGTCGTGGACATTCCCGAGCGCGGCAAGCAGGACCACGACGATGTCGACCGCGTCATTTATGACGTCACGCGCGAGTTCGAAGGATCGATTTCGGCGGAGCACGGCATCGGCACGAAGAAGCGCGACTATCTGCATCTCGTGCGGCGCGCGGCCGATATCGCTTCCATGCGCGCGATCAAGGCCGCGCTCGATCCGCACGGGCTGCTCAATCCGGGAAAGGTGTTTTAG
- a CDS encoding SET domain-containing protein encodes MRRITVRTSPVHGRGVFALADLPPGALLLEYKGARLSWREAQRAHARSAAEDGHTFFFGLDDGSVIDGARGGNSARWLNHSCAPNCEAEQDGERVFIRAIRPIGVGQELFIDYRLTVDGRRTAAIKQLYACRCLAKGCRGTMLSGRK; translated from the coding sequence ATGCGTCGAATCACTGTCCGGACATCGCCCGTTCATGGCCGGGGCGTATTCGCTCTCGCCGATCTTCCGCCGGGCGCCCTGCTGCTCGAATACAAGGGCGCGCGTCTGTCGTGGCGAGAAGCGCAGCGCGCCCATGCACGCTCGGCCGCCGAGGACGGTCACACGTTCTTCTTCGGCCTCGACGACGGCAGCGTCATCGACGGTGCGCGCGGCGGCAACTCCGCGCGCTGGCTCAATCACAGTTGCGCGCCGAACTGCGAGGCGGAGCAGGACGGCGAACGCGTGTTCATCCGCGCGATCCGGCCGATCGGCGTGGGGCAGGAACTGTTCATCGACTATCGGCTGACTGTCGATGGCCGGCGCACTGCCGCCATCAAACAGCTTTACGCGTGCCGCTGTCTCGCGAAAGGGTGCCGCGGCACGATGCTGTCGGGGCGGAAGTAA
- a CDS encoding MFS transporter, with translation MQPTFSAVAQPLASPDIRVDTTPGAQISARMDRLPITKHLWMLVLLISLGGFFEIYDLIFTGYIAPGMAKSGLLQTTTHAFFGFTGIAGFIAATFAGLFIGTFFFGWLPDRYGRRSVFTVSLLWYSIGSAIMAFQTTPEGVIFWRFVTGIGVGVEIITIDSYVTELVPQHMRGRAMAFNQMVMFAAAPVAAILSYWLVPEIVFGLDGWRVVVLAGSVGAVVVWFIRRAVPESPRWLAMHGKIEESERIVSRIERAVERESGAALPPPAPVVEQPAHRRASLGELFNAPYRSRLIMLIVFNLCQAIGYYGFANWVPTLLIGQGVTVTKSLLYSFVIAFALPIGPLLAMLYADRVQRKWLIVGGALVVIASGLAFGQMKSPVALIALGVLISLAGQTISVCYHAYQTELFPTAVRCRASGIVYSASRLGAMMSGFIIAFLLKDFGVPGVFIGITVCMLLVALAIGLFGPKTNGLRLEELNR, from the coding sequence ATGCAGCCCACTTTCAGCGCGGTCGCACAGCCGCTCGCTTCGCCCGATATTCGTGTCGATACGACACCCGGCGCGCAGATTTCCGCGCGCATGGATCGACTGCCGATCACGAAGCATCTCTGGATGCTCGTGCTGCTCATCTCGCTCGGCGGATTCTTCGAAATCTACGATCTGATCTTCACCGGCTATATCGCGCCGGGCATGGCCAAAAGCGGCCTGTTGCAGACAACGACGCATGCGTTCTTCGGCTTCACGGGCATCGCGGGTTTTATCGCGGCGACGTTCGCGGGGCTGTTCATCGGCACGTTCTTTTTCGGCTGGCTGCCGGACCGCTACGGACGCCGCAGCGTGTTCACGGTGTCGCTGCTGTGGTATTCGATCGGCTCGGCGATCATGGCGTTTCAGACCACGCCCGAAGGCGTGATCTTCTGGCGCTTCGTGACGGGCATCGGCGTGGGCGTGGAGATCATCACCATCGACAGTTACGTGACCGAGCTCGTGCCGCAGCACATGCGCGGCCGCGCGATGGCGTTCAACCAGATGGTGATGTTCGCAGCCGCGCCCGTCGCCGCGATTCTCTCGTACTGGCTCGTGCCGGAAATCGTGTTCGGTCTCGACGGATGGCGCGTCGTGGTGCTGGCCGGATCGGTCGGTGCGGTGGTCGTGTGGTTCATTCGCCGCGCGGTGCCGGAAAGCCCGCGCTGGCTCGCGATGCACGGCAAGATCGAGGAAAGCGAGCGGATCGTGAGCCGGATCGAGCGCGCGGTCGAGCGCGAATCCGGTGCCGCGTTGCCGCCGCCCGCGCCGGTCGTGGAGCAGCCCGCGCATCGGCGCGCGTCGCTCGGCGAGCTGTTCAACGCGCCGTATCGCTCGCGTCTCATCATGCTCATCGTCTTCAATCTTTGTCAGGCGATCGGCTATTACGGCTTCGCCAACTGGGTGCCGACGCTACTCATCGGTCAAGGCGTCACCGTGACGAAAAGCCTGCTTTACTCGTTCGTCATCGCGTTCGCATTGCCGATCGGTCCGCTGCTCGCTATGCTGTACGCCGACCGCGTGCAGCGCAAATGGCTGATTGTCGGCGGCGCGCTCGTCGTCATTGCCAGCGGTTTGGCCTTCGGTCAGATGAAGTCGCCCGTCGCGTTGATTGCGCTCGGCGTGCTCATTTCGCTCGCGGGCCAGACCATCTCGGTGTGCTATCACGCGTATCAGACCGAACTGTTCCCGACCGCCGTGCGCTGCCGTGCGAGCGGCATCGTGTATTCGGCGAGCCGCCTCGGCGCGATGATGTCGGGCTTCATCATCGCCTTCTTGCTGAAGGACTTCGGCGTGCCGGGCGTGTTCATCGGCATTACGGTGTGCATGCTGCTCGTGGCGCTCGCCATCGGCCTGTTCGGACCGAAGACCAACGGGCTGCGTCTCGAAGAGTTGAACCGCTGA
- a CDS encoding LysR family transcriptional regulator → MRDIDLKTLRLFVTVCEHQNIARAAQESHIEPSAISKRIAQLETALGVPLLSRSRRGVEPTPAGIALLEHARSVLFTMERIASDVAAFGGGLKGRVSICASASAIAEALLDDIASFMREPANQNIKVDVEERLSHDLVRQLREGVASIGVCWDSVDLRGLQHRAYRRDRLGLAVPADHPFAGRRSVSFEESLAFEHVGLPPATAVHTMLQRAAAQAGNTMSYRVIVSSFDAAFRVVAAGLGISVVPLEVAGTYRQALGIEAIPLSDDFAERRFVVCFRDFAALQPPAQRLVEHLEARAAPRLAS, encoded by the coding sequence ATGCGCGATATCGATCTGAAAACCCTGCGTCTGTTCGTGACCGTCTGCGAGCATCAGAACATCGCGCGGGCGGCGCAGGAGTCGCATATCGAGCCGTCGGCAATCAGCAAGCGCATCGCGCAGCTCGAAACGGCGCTCGGCGTGCCGCTGCTGTCGCGCTCGCGACGCGGCGTGGAGCCGACGCCCGCGGGCATCGCGCTGCTCGAACATGCGCGCAGCGTGCTGTTCACGATGGAGCGCATCGCCAGCGACGTCGCCGCGTTCGGCGGCGGGCTGAAGGGACGCGTGAGCATCTGCGCGTCGGCGTCGGCGATTGCAGAGGCATTGCTCGACGACATCGCGTCGTTCATGCGCGAGCCCGCCAATCAGAACATCAAGGTCGATGTCGAAGAGCGGCTATCGCACGATCTCGTGAGGCAGTTGCGCGAAGGCGTGGCGTCGATCGGCGTGTGCTGGGACAGCGTCGATCTGCGCGGATTGCAGCATCGCGCTTATCGTCGTGACCGGCTCGGACTCGCGGTGCCCGCGGATCATCCGTTCGCGGGGCGGCGCTCGGTAAGCTTCGAGGAATCGCTCGCGTTCGAGCATGTCGGCCTGCCGCCCGCCACCGCCGTGCATACGATGCTGCAGCGCGCCGCCGCGCAGGCGGGCAACACGATGTCGTATCGCGTGATCGTGTCGAGCTTCGACGCGGCGTTTCGCGTGGTCGCGGCGGGGCTGGGTATCAGCGTCGTGCCGCTGGAAGTGGCGGGGACGTATCGGCAGGCGCTCGGCATCGAGGCGATCCCGCTGTCGGATGACTTCGCGGAACGGCGCTTCGTCGTCTGCTTCAGGGATTTCGCTGCGTTGCAGCCCCCGGCGCAGCGGCTGGTCGAGCATCTGGAAGCGCGCGCGGCTCCGCGTTTGGCCAGTTAG
- a CDS encoding hydroxymethylglutaryl-CoA lyase, giving the protein MPAFPKRAVIREVGLRDGLQSIRSIVPTERKIEWIGDAYAAGQREIEVGSFVPARLLPQLADTAELVAFAKTLPGLFVSVLVPNLKGAERALETHADLMLVPLSASRAHSLANLRKTPDEVVAEVARMRAARDAAGGKTLIEGGIGTAFGCTIQGRVDHADVLRYMQALLDAGADRVSIADTVGYAGPAAVRALFDKARHIAGERFWCGHFHDTRGLALANVYAALETGVARFDATLAGIGGCPHAPGASGNASSEDLAFMLADMGIATGIDIAALLTLRAKLARWLDGETLHGALALAGLPVTYAEPTALEA; this is encoded by the coding sequence ATGCCCGCGTTCCCTAAGCGCGCCGTAATCCGCGAAGTCGGCTTGCGCGACGGCCTGCAAAGCATCCGCAGCATCGTGCCGACCGAGCGCAAGATCGAATGGATCGGCGACGCCTACGCCGCCGGTCAGCGCGAAATCGAAGTCGGCTCGTTCGTGCCCGCGCGCCTCCTGCCGCAACTCGCCGATACGGCCGAACTCGTCGCGTTCGCAAAGACGTTGCCCGGCCTGTTCGTCTCCGTGCTCGTGCCGAACTTAAAGGGCGCGGAGCGCGCGCTGGAAACCCACGCCGATCTCATGCTCGTGCCGCTTTCCGCGAGCCGCGCGCACAGTCTCGCGAATCTGCGCAAGACGCCCGACGAAGTCGTTGCCGAGGTGGCGCGCATGCGGGCCGCGCGCGATGCGGCGGGCGGGAAGACGCTGATCGAAGGCGGCATCGGCACGGCGTTCGGCTGCACGATCCAGGGCCGCGTCGATCATGCCGATGTGTTGCGCTACATGCAGGCGCTGCTCGATGCAGGCGCGGACCGCGTGAGCATCGCCGATACGGTCGGCTATGCCGGTCCCGCCGCCGTGCGCGCACTCTTCGACAAGGCGCGGCACATCGCGGGCGAGCGCTTCTGGTGCGGCCATTTCCACGACACGCGCGGCCTCGCGCTCGCCAACGTCTACGCCGCGCTCGAAACCGGCGTCGCGCGCTTCGATGCGACGCTCGCGGGCATCGGCGGCTGTCCGCATGCGCCGGGCGCGAGCGGCAATGCATCGAGCGAGGATCTCGCCTTTATGCTCGCCGACATGGGCATTGCGACCGGCATCGACATTGCCGCGCTGCTGACATTGCGCGCCAAACTCGCGCGCTGGCTCGACGGCGAAACGCTGCACGGCGCGCTCGCACTCGCGGGCTTGCCCGTGACCTACGCCGAACCCACCGCACTTGAAGCCTGA
- a CDS encoding cupin domain-containing protein has translation MTDTIDYAAIADAARDGYMNRVIATVNDHDVHISVMDAPYRWHFHPNSDETFVAVEGTLVIEFEEGAVELRAGQLLTVPAGKPHATRPGGARSVNLTFEKKDAETVFCDAPS, from the coding sequence ATGACCGACACCATCGACTACGCCGCCATCGCCGATGCCGCCCGCGACGGCTACATGAACCGCGTCATCGCAACCGTCAACGATCACGACGTGCATATCAGCGTGATGGACGCGCCTTACCGGTGGCACTTTCACCCGAACTCCGACGAGACTTTCGTGGCCGTCGAAGGCACGCTGGTGATCGAGTTCGAGGAAGGCGCCGTCGAATTGCGCGCCGGGCAATTGCTGACCGTGCCCGCCGGAAAGCCGCACGCCACGCGGCCGGGCGGCGCGCGATCGGTGAATCTGACCTTCGAGAAGAAAGACGCCGAAACGGTGTTCTGCGACGCGCCGTCCTAA
- a CDS encoding porin, with product MKKTLLIAGILGTFAASAQAQSSVTLYGTLDAGLVYTNNSGGHNNWQQGSGSVSDTYFGLKGNEDLGGGLHALFKLESGFNLNNGRFNESNTMFNRQAYVGLQHDQYGTVTLGRQYDSMVDYLSPFAEAGAGYGNNLSAHPFDNDNLDHSFSIKNSVKYQSANYAGFKFGGLYGFSNDAGDFSNNRAWSAGASYSNGPLNVAAAYLQLNNSRNLNANGAVSAGQSNNANLTAELQRTFGAGVNYTYGPATVGFVWTNTHYDNLIAASQGGTSVVLPGNTNLHLNNFELNGRYALTPALSLDAAYTYTDGKTSGTNGSGDPKWHTVSLQADYSLSKRTDVYVEGVYQHASGDLGNAGANVAMINTLSPSSTQNQVAATVGLRHRF from the coding sequence ATGAAAAAGACTCTTCTCATCGCGGGTATTCTCGGCACGTTCGCGGCGTCGGCTCAGGCGCAAAGCAGTGTCACGTTGTACGGCACACTGGATGCAGGGCTCGTCTACACGAATAATTCGGGCGGACATAACAACTGGCAGCAAGGCAGCGGCTCGGTTTCGGATACGTATTTCGGCCTGAAAGGCAATGAAGATCTCGGCGGCGGGTTGCACGCGCTTTTCAAGTTGGAGAGCGGCTTCAACCTCAATAACGGCCGCTTCAACGAAAGCAACACGATGTTCAATCGTCAGGCTTACGTCGGGTTGCAACACGATCAATACGGCACGGTCACGCTCGGCCGTCAATATGATTCGATGGTCGATTATCTGTCGCCGTTCGCGGAAGCGGGCGCGGGCTATGGCAATAATCTGAGCGCGCATCCGTTCGATAACGACAATCTCGATCATTCGTTCTCGATCAAGAATTCGGTCAAATATCAGAGCGCGAATTACGCGGGCTTCAAGTTCGGCGGCCTGTACGGCTTTTCGAACGACGCCGGCGACTTCTCGAACAATCGCGCATGGAGCGCGGGCGCTTCGTACAGCAACGGCCCGCTGAATGTCGCCGCCGCCTACTTGCAACTGAACAATTCGCGCAATCTGAACGCGAACGGCGCGGTGTCGGCCGGGCAGAGCAACAACGCCAATCTGACCGCCGAATTGCAGCGCACCTTCGGCGCGGGCGTCAACTACACCTACGGCCCGGCGACGGTCGGCTTCGTGTGGACGAACACGCACTACGACAACCTGATCGCCGCGTCGCAAGGCGGCACGTCGGTCGTGCTGCCGGGCAACACGAATCTGCATCTGAACAACTTCGAACTGAACGGCCGCTATGCGCTGACCCCGGCGCTGAGCCTCGACGCCGCGTACACGTACACGGACGGCAAGACCTCCGGCACGAACGGTTCGGGCGATCCGAAGTGGCACACGGTTTCGCTGCAGGCCGACTACTCGCTGTCGAAGCGCACGGACGTGTACGTCGAAGGCGTGTACCAGCACGCATCGGGCGATCTCGGCAATGCGGGCGCGAACGTGGCAATGATCAACACGCTGTCGCCGTCGTCGACGCAGAATCAGGTCGCGGCAACCGTGGGTCTGCGTCACCGCTTCTAA
- a CDS encoding CaiB/BaiF CoA transferase family protein, translating to MNPANLPLEGIRVIEFTHMVMGPTCGMILADLGAEVIKIEPPGGDKTRNLPGLGIGFFRSFNRNKKSVVLDINTDEGREAALELIGECDVLLENFRPGLMAKFGFDYATLSQTHSKLIYVSHKGFLPGPYEKRLALDEVVQMMGGLAYMTGPAGRPLRAGTSVNDIMGGMFGAIGVLAALRERDLTGRGQEVQSALFENCVFLSAQHMQQYAMTHEAPPPMPSRVSAWSVYDVFTLAEGEQLFIGAVSDKQFVTLCDVLERPDLAREPEFATNALRVAVRPHLLERLGEILAQHRAGELAPKLEAAGIPYAPIMRPEQLLDDPHLKASGGLVPMQTDDGGTTDVVLLPLTMGGRRPGVRQPLARVGEHTDEVLGRLKKNVAA from the coding sequence ATGAATCCTGCAAACTTGCCGCTCGAAGGCATTCGCGTGATCGAATTCACGCACATGGTGATGGGCCCGACCTGCGGCATGATCCTCGCGGATCTCGGCGCGGAAGTCATCAAGATCGAACCGCCCGGCGGCGACAAAACGCGCAATCTGCCGGGGCTCGGCATCGGCTTTTTTCGCTCGTTCAATCGCAACAAGAAGAGCGTCGTGCTCGATATCAACACGGACGAAGGACGCGAGGCCGCGCTCGAACTCATCGGCGAATGCGACGTGCTGCTCGAAAACTTCCGTCCTGGTTTGATGGCGAAGTTCGGCTTCGACTACGCGACGCTGTCGCAGACGCATTCGAAGCTCATCTACGTTTCGCACAAGGGCTTTCTTCCGGGACCGTACGAGAAGCGCCTCGCGCTCGACGAAGTCGTGCAGATGATGGGCGGCCTCGCGTACATGACCGGCCCGGCGGGCAGGCCGCTGCGCGCGGGGACTTCGGTGAACGACATCATGGGCGGCATGTTCGGCGCGATCGGCGTGCTCGCCGCGCTGCGCGAACGCGATCTCACCGGGCGCGGTCAGGAAGTGCAGAGCGCGCTGTTCGAGAACTGCGTGTTCCTCTCCGCGCAACACATGCAGCAATACGCGATGACGCACGAAGCGCCGCCGCCGATGCCTTCGCGCGTATCGGCGTGGAGCGTCTACGACGTCTTCACGCTGGCCGAAGGCGAGCAGTTGTTCATCGGCGCGGTGAGCGACAAGCAATTCGTCACGCTGTGCGACGTGCTCGAACGCCCCGATCTCGCGCGCGAGCCCGAATTCGCGACGAATGCGCTGCGCGTCGCGGTGCGGCCGCATCTGCTGGAACGGCTCGGCGAAATTCTCGCGCAGCATCGCGCGGGCGAACTTGCGCCGAAACTCGAAGCGGCCGGCATTCCCTACGCGCCGATCATGCGCCCCGAGCAACTGCTCGACGATCCGCATCTGAAGGCGAGCGGCGGCCTCGTGCCGATGCAGACCGACGACGGCGGCACCACCGACGTCGTGCTCCTGCCGCTCACGATGGGCGGACGCCGCCCCGGCGTGCGGCAACCGCTCGCGCGCGTGGGCGAGCATACCGACGAAGTGCTGGGACGCCTCAAGAAAAACGTAGCGGCATGA
- a CDS encoding MBL fold metallo-hydrolase, which produces MNTAGRSRTSLRLCAAALLASTALLTACGHDHGGGMTPANAADAPLSSDPACQSLTPASQGGPLPQGDTAVLRWLGTANYELAYHGVIVIMDTYYDRPARTAALGFTVPQVTKANVILIGHAHSDHISDVAAVAAQTKAPVIGSAITTQEAQVLGVPAAQTITVKGDNTEKFTYGDITISPTHIIHSTIEAGLTTQLAALYALDAPPLTPAEQQQHDAVSARGSNDPNIITQGTMGFTFTFPNGFRIVWFDSVSNPSPEENQLATNLAPGVDVGIFPWTPHPIAETQLTYTFQHLQLFKPKLFLPDHHDSIWGAWLDNGLSPLFTKIRDDLPGTRFAEPLYRSPICIRTTGNSRDDFYLGGMGT; this is translated from the coding sequence ATGAATACGGCTGGACGATCGCGCACTTCGCTGCGCCTCTGCGCTGCGGCGTTGCTTGCTTCGACTGCACTGCTCACTGCATGCGGTCACGACCACGGCGGCGGCATGACGCCGGCCAACGCGGCCGATGCGCCTTTGTCATCCGACCCCGCATGCCAGAGCCTCACGCCCGCGTCGCAGGGCGGGCCGCTGCCGCAAGGCGACACCGCCGTGCTGCGCTGGCTGGGCACCGCGAATTACGAGCTGGCGTATCACGGCGTGATCGTCATCATGGACACCTATTACGACCGGCCCGCGCGTACCGCGGCGCTCGGCTTCACGGTGCCGCAGGTGACGAAGGCGAACGTCATCCTGATCGGCCATGCGCACTCGGATCACATCAGCGATGTGGCGGCCGTCGCCGCGCAGACGAAAGCGCCGGTGATCGGCTCGGCCATCACGACGCAGGAAGCGCAGGTGCTGGGCGTGCCCGCGGCGCAAACCATCACCGTGAAGGGCGACAACACCGAAAAGTTCACTTACGGCGACATCACCATCAGCCCGACGCACATCATTCACAGCACGATCGAAGCGGGTCTCACGACGCAGCTCGCCGCGCTCTATGCCCTCGACGCGCCGCCGCTCACGCCCGCTGAACAGCAGCAGCACGATGCGGTATCGGCGCGCGGCTCGAACGATCCGAACATCATCACGCAGGGCACGATGGGTTTCACGTTCACCTTTCCGAACGGCTTCAGGATCGTATGGTTCGACAGCGTGAGCAACCCGAGTCCCGAAGAAAACCAGCTCGCGACGAATCTCGCGCCGGGCGTCGATGTCGGCATTTTTCCGTGGACGCCGCATCCGATCGCCGAAACGCAGTTGACCTACACGTTCCAGCATTTGCAGCTCTTCAAACCGAAGCTGTTCCTGCCGGATCATCACGATTCGATCTGGGGCGCGTGGCTCGATAACGGTCTTTCCCCGCTCTTCACGAAGATTCGCGACGACCTGCCCGGTACGCGTTTCGCCGAGCCGCTGTATCGCTCGCCGATCTGTATCCGCACGACCGGCAATAGCCGCGACGACTTTTATCTCGGCGGAATGGGAACCTGA